Proteins found in one Ovis aries strain OAR_USU_Benz2616 breed Rambouillet chromosome 19, ARS-UI_Ramb_v3.0, whole genome shotgun sequence genomic segment:
- the QARS1 gene encoding glutamine--tRNA ligase codes for MAALDSLSLFTGLGLSEQKARETLKNTVLSAQLREAATQAQQTLGSSIDKATGTLLYGLASRLRDPRRLSFLVSYIASRKIHTETQLSAALEYVQSHPLDPINTEDFEQECGVGVVVTPEQIEEAVEAAINRHRAKLLVERYHFNMGLLMGEARAALRWADGKMIKHEVDMQVLHLLGPKTETDLEKKPKVAKARPGETDRRTAKDVVENGEAVVQTLSLMEQLRGEALKFHKPGENYKTPGYVTTPHTMDLLKQHLEITGGQVRTRFPPEPNGILHIGHAKAINFNFGYAKANNGICFLRFDDTNPEKEEAKFFTAIYDMVAWLGYTPYKVTYASDYFDQLYAWAVELICRGQAYVCHQRGEELKGHNTLPSPWRDRPTEESLLLFEAMRKGKFAEGEATLRMKLVMEDGKMDPVAYRVKYTPHHRTGDTWCIYPTYDYTHCLCDSIEHITHSLCTKEFQARRSSYFWLCNALDVYCPVQWEYGRLNLHYAVVSKRKILQLVAAGAVRDWDDPRLFTLTALRRRGFPPEAINNFCARVGVTVAQTTMEPHLLEACVRDVLNDTAPRAMAVLEPLQVVITNFPAAKALDIQVPNFPADETKGFHQVPFGSNVFIERTDFKEEPEPGYKRLAWGQPVGLRHTGYVIELQHVVKGPSGCVESLKVTCRHADAGEKPKAFIHWVSQPLTCEIRLYERLFQHKNPEDPAEVPGGFLSDLNPASLQVVEAALVDCSVALAKPFDKFQFERLGYFSVDPDSNQGQLVFNRTVTLKEDPGKV; via the exons ATGGCGGCTCTGGACTCCTTGTCGCTCTTCACTGGCCTCGGCCTGAGCGAGCAGAAGGCCCGCGAAACGCTCAAGAACACGGTTCTGAGCGCGCAGCTACGCGAGGCGGCTACCCAG GCGCAGCAGACTCTGGGCTCTTCCATCGACAAGGCTACCGGGACCCTGCTCTACGGCTTGGCCTCCCGACTCCGGGATCCCCGGCGCCTTTCTTTCCTCGTGAGCTACATAGCCAGTAGGAAGATCCACACTGAGACCCAGCTGAGCG CTGCCCTTGAGTATGTGCAGAGTCATCCCTTGGATCCCATCAATACTGAGGATTTTGAGCAGGAATGCGGTGTGGGTGTTGTGGTGACCCCAGAACAGATTGAAGAGGCC GTGGAGGCTGCCATAAATCGCCACCGAGCCAAGCTCCTGGTAGAGCGTTACCATTTCAACATGGGGCTGCTGATGG GAGAGGCTCGGGCTGCACTCAGGTGGGCAGATGGCAAAATGATCAAGCATGAAGTAGACATGCAG GTCCTCCATCTTCTGGGTCCCAAGACGGAGACTGATCTGGAGAAGAAGCCCAAG GTGGCAAAGGCTCGGCCAGGAGAGACAGACCGAAGGACAGCAAAGGATGTGGTGGAGAATG GCGAGGCTGTTGTTCAGACCCTGTCTCTGATGGAGCAGCTCCGAGGCGAGGCACTGAAGTTCCACAAACCTG GTGAGAACTACAAGACCCCGGGCTATGTGACCACTCCTCATACCATGGATCTACTAAAGCAGCACCTGGAGATCACTGGAGGACAG GTTCGTACCCGGTTCCCGCCAGAGCCCAATGGAATCCTGCACATTGGACATGCCAAAGCAATCAATTTCAATTTTGGCTATGCCAAG GCCAACAATGGGATCTGTTTCCTGCGCTTTGATGACACCAACCCTGAGAAAGAGGAAGCAAAATTCTTCACTGCCATCTACGACATGGTGGCCTGGCTGG GTTACACCCCTTACAAGGTGACATATGCCTCCGATTATTTTGACCAGCTGTATGCCTGGGCTGTGGAGCTTATCTGCAG GGGTCAGGCCTATGTGTGCCACCAGCGAGGAGAGGAGCTCAAAGGCCACAACACACTTCCCTCACCCTGGAGAGACCGTCCCACAGAGGAGTCGCTGCTGCTCTTTGAG GCAATGCGCAAGGGCAAGTTTGCTGAGGGTGAGGCCACATTGCGGATGAAGCTGGTGATGGAGGATGGCAAGATGGACCCCGTGGCCTACCGCGTCAAGTACACGCCGCACCACCGCACAGGGGACACCTG GTGCATCTACCCCACCTACGACTACACGCACTGTCTCTGTGACTCCATCGAGCACATCACCCACTCGCTCTGCACCAAGGAATTCCAGGCCCG ACGCTCCTCCTACTTCTGGCTGTGCAACGCGCTGGATGTCTACTGTCCCGTGCAGTGGGAGTACGGCCGCCTCAATCTGCACTATGCTGTCGTCTCCAAGAGGAAGATTCTCCAGCTTGTGGCAGCTGGCGCTGTGCG GGATTGGGATGATCCCCGGCTCTTCACGCTCACAGCCTTACGACGCCGGGGCTTTCCGCCCGAGGCCATCAACAACTTCTGTGCTCGG GTGGGAGTGACAGTGGCACAGACCACAATGGAACCACATCTGTTAGAAGCCTGTGTGCGTGATGTGCTGAATGACACGGCCCCTCGGGCCATGGCTGTGCTGGAGCCATTACAGGTGGTCATCACCAATTTTCCTGCTGCCAAG GCCTTGGACATCCAGGTGCCCAACTTCCCAGCTGATGAGACCAAGGGCTTCCATCAGGTTCCCTTTGGATCCAATGTCTTCATTGAAAGGACGGACTTCAAAGAG GAGCCAGAGCCAGGCTATAAGCGCCTGGCATGGGGCCAGCCCGTGGGCCTGAGGCATACAGGCTACGTCATCGAGCTGCAGCATGTTGTCAAG GGCCCCAGTGGCTGTGTGGAAAGCCTCAAGGTGACCTGCAGGCACGCAGATGCTGGTGAAAAGCCCAAGGCATTTATTCACTGGGTATCACAGCCTCTGACATGTGAGATCCGCCTCTACGAGCGACT ATTTCAGCACAAGAACCCCGAGGATCCTGCTGAGGTGCCCGGTGGATTCTTAAGTGACCTGAACCCG GCCTCGCTACAAGTGGTGGAGGCTGCGTTAGTGGACTGTTCTGTGGCCCTGGCAAAGCCCTTCGACAAGTTCCAATTTGAGCGCCTTGGTTACTTTTCCGTGGATCCAGACAGCAACCAGGGACAG CTTGTCTTCAACCGAACCGTCACACTGAAGGAGGACCCAGGAAAAGTGTGA